Within the Legionella pneumophila subsp. pneumophila str. Philadelphia 1 genome, the region ATACCACATTGATATGTTTTCATTATAGTCATAGTATTAGAAATTATGCGCTTCAAAAAATATTTATATTCATTTGAAAAAACCTAGGAAGGAGGAGGAGAAGAAGGATCCAAAGTAGCGATCAATTGAATAACCCCAAACTCACCATTGGTTTTCCTGCCTACAGTTAATTGAATATTCAGTAATTGAGAAACTCGCATGGTATCGTTTTTATAAGTGACTTTTAAGGGCAATGCTATAATCCAATGGTTCTCTCTGGTTTCAATGAACTCTGCTACCCCATTAACTTCACTAGTCATAGTGAGTCTTTGCATTTTAATTGCCTCGATATTCCCTGATTTCATCATGGCAGAATTAAACTCAATCCATCCGTTTTCTGTATAACATGATTGTAATTTATTTAGCTGCGACTCAATAGAAGTAAAATCAAAAGCAAAAGATTGTGTTGCGGCGTGTTCAGCCCATTGTAAAATAATATTTTTATCTGTTTTTATAGTTTCTTCAGGGATTTTATAGTGACAAGAAACCGTTTCTTTTGGCTTTGATTGCTCCGGTTGTTTGAGTTGAATGTTTTGAGAGCCGAGGAACAATTGAGGTGATAGCTGAAGAGAAGATGAGGCCAGTATCGATTTTAAAGATTGTAACACCCTGTTAGAGTCAAGGCTCTTATTCTTTACCGTCAAGTGATTTATCATCTTTTGATCTAAAGCTAAATTAACATCAAGGCGTTGAGTGATTCTCTCATCGTCTTTTTGATAAACAATTTTTATAGGTAATTTAATATCCCATTGATTTTCTTTAACCTCTATAAACTGGGGCTCTCCTTCTATCTGAGCACTTAAAATCGGCTTTTGCTTATTGATTGCCTCAATATTATCTGATTTATCTCTTATGGATTGTTGATATTGAGAAAAAGCACGCCATAAGGGCAAGGGATTAATTCGAGTAATCAATGAATTAAGTTGTAATTTAGAAGAATGCAAACCGATCTGGCTTAACCAGTTTGGATAGAGTTTTCGACTTTTGTTGCCAAAATCACTCAGAGTGCTTTTGTTAGAATCAGAATCGTTAACAAGGGATTTCTGTTGGGATAAAGCAAGATATGGAGTTTTTGCAGATTCAGGCATATCAAATGATTGCATTCTCACAAGATTATGAGTGGGATTTAAGTTTGGCATTGGTTGAATAATTGCCGCTCTTTGCGAAGCCCTGTTACTCAAAGCAAGATTTCCTTTAGAACATTCTCCATGATTTGAAAATAAAAACACAAAAAAAGAATCTGTTATTTTTCTTGCACTATCTAAACTGGCCTTTTTTCTCTCAGCCAGTATTATGCCCATACTTTTAATTACCTCATCAGCTGGCGTCACCTTCTGAGCTAGTGGCGCCAGACGAGGAATAGCAATCATTTGCATAATCCCCAAACTATCTTTATTTTTCCAGCCTATGGTCAGATAGGCATTAAGAAAATGTGTCACTCTTTTTTTATCATTCTCATAAACAACTTTTAAGGGCAATATAATTTTCCATCGATTATCCAAAGCCTCTATTATTTGAGCCTCCCCATCTTTATAGCCCTTTACTTTTAATTTTTCTGCTTTAATGGTTTCTATATTATTTGATTTATGTAAAGCATTTTGCATTTGCCCCCACCCCTTTTCAGTATAGCAAGAGTGCAATTGATTTAATTGGTCCTCAATAGACGAAAAATTGAAATTAAAAGACAGAATAGCCGCATATTCAGCCCAATTTAAAATGATATTCGAATCAATATGAGAAATTTCAGGTGAGATTTTATAATCACAATCAATAACATTGTGATAGACAATACCCTTTTTTTCAATGGATTCGGTTCGCTTTGCAATATCTCTGCTAACAGCATCCTGAGAGTAGGCTTTCATACTCAATAAAATAAGAAATACACCATAGAAGAGATGTTTTGGCATAAAAAGATTCCTTATTCTGTATCTACAAATCCCTTACGAACGTGAAAATTTATCGGATAATTTAATTTATTCTACTGTTTAATAGTTTGGAGGTAACTAGTTAATTTTTCAAATATTTTACTATTCTAATTTCGACCTATGGAAAGAATTGCTATTCAGCACATGTTTTCTTTTTAGACTATAAAAATCTGTCATTTTTCTACTTGAAATTTTATTAATTGACCCTATTTAAACATACAACTACATAGGGTTTTACACTTCAATTGTGAGACGTGGAGCAGCCAGTAGGGTGCTCGGTTAATATTAATCTTGGCCTCAAAGTTAAGGAGATATATTATGAACACTACCTCATTATCACTAACCCCGTTACTACGGCATTCCGTTGGTTTTGAACGATTCAATGATTTGTTTGAATCGATGCGAAATGCCGATGATTCAACCTATGCCTATCCGGCCTATGACATTGAGAAACATGGAGAAGACAGTTATACGATCACAATGGCTGTCCCAGGATTTCAGGAGAGTGATCTGAACATCATGGTACAAAATGATCAGTTAACGGTTAGTGGCCGCATTCAAGAAAAAGAAACCAAGGAGTCTGAATACTTACACCGCAGCATTGTGACGCGTGCTTTTGAACAAACCTTTCGACTTGCAGATCACATGCAAGTAACAGGCGCTGAAATAAAAAATGGGCTATTGTCTATTGGCTTGATTCGTGAAATACCGGAAGAAGCGAAACCACGCATCATTCCAATCAAGAGTATTTCTGATCAAGAAAGCAATAAAAAAGGCAAAACCCTCGAACCGGAAAGCAAGAAAAAAATTTCCAATTAAAATAATGTGCCGGGGGATATGGAAAATCCGGCACGGATTTTAGATAGAATAGCCAGATTTCGCCTGGCAATGATTAATTTGATGTTAACCAGATAAGTCTAATAATAGCAATAACTCAATTGACTTAACCCAGATTTAATGGAGGTTACGACTATGGACATTAAAAAACTTGCTCCCTGGAATTGGTTTAAAGAGGAAGAAGCTCAAAATAAGAGCGTACCGCTTAGTACCACTGGACAAAGCTGCATTTCTCCTCTGAGCCAACTGCATCAAGAAATAGATAGAATATTTGATAATGTCTTAAGAAGCGTTGGGATTTCTAATCTGGATATAGAAAAAACACCCTCTAACTCAGCCCAAAATCTGTTGCTTAAACCCTGTATCGATATTGCAGCAACTGATAAGGAATATACCATCACAGTAGAAGTGCCTGGCGTGGAAGAAGATCATATTAAGTTGGAATTAAGCGATAACACATTGATCATCAAGGGCGAAAAAAAACATGAGTCAGAAAAAAAAGACAAAGACATCTATAGAATCGAACGCGCTTATGGCTCATTTCAACGCGTGTTATCACTTCCAGAAGACGCTAATCAAGAAGACATCAAAGCTCAGATAAAAAATGGGGTTCTCACCATTACAATGCCACGTAAGGAGGTATCCAAACCCAAAGGTAAATTAATAGACATTAAAAAAGCAAGCTGATTTATTGCCAGAAATCTATGAGCAATGTGCCCATATAAGTATCCTCTTTAATTCAATAGAAAGAGGGGGCCAAGGGAAAAGTTAGAGTTGGATAAAAATCTACTCTGACCTCAGAGGTTTCTGTACATCTTTGCAACTTATTAAATTAAAATGATATTTTACTATAAAATTATAAGATAAACTGTATTTTTATTTAAGAAAAGCACTTTTTCTTTCCTGGAGTTCAAGCGGATAACTAAATACGAGGCCATTATGAAGCATGGTTTATTTGCTCATCTCAAACACGACTTACCAGCATCCATTGTTGTTTTTTTTGTGGCTTTACCTTTGTGTCTGGGCATAGCATTAGCTTCACATGTTCCTCTTTTTTCAGGAATTATTGCTGGTGTTATTGGTGGAGTAGTCGTAGGGTTTATCAGCGGCTCAGCGCTTGGAGTGAGCGGGCCAGCAGCAGGACTTGTAGCAATAGTCATTTCCTCTGTAGAGACATTAGGCAGCTGGGAAGCTTTTTTGTTAGCTGGGGTAATTGCTGGAATATTGCAATTAATTGCAGGTTTTCTGCGAGGTGGAATTATTGCTTACTATTTTCCCTCCTCCGTAATCAAAGGCATGCTCACGGGAATCGGTATTATTATTGTTTTAAAACAAATTCCTCATTTATTAGGGCACGACGTCACGCCACTTCTATTGAGTATGTCGGATGGTGAATTGGATATTAATGACATCAGAGAAGCATTGGATGATATTAATCCTGAGGTTGTTATTATCAGCATTGTTTCTCTTTTAACCCTGATTTTTTGGGAGAAGCTGGTAAAAAAACACAAACTGTTTGAAATGATACAAGGCCCCCTTGTCGTGGTCATCCTGGGAATTGCTTTGAACTTGTTTTATGAACACCGATTAACCAGTTTTTCCCTTGATCCATCGGAACTGGTTCAACTGCCGAAATTTAACAAAGCATCCGAATTATTTAATTATTTAACACTGCCAGATTTTTCGCTAATTACTCATTTGAAAATATACAAAATAGCAATCCTCATTGCCCTAATCGCCAGTTTGGAAACACTGCTCTGCGTAGAAGCCGTTGATAAACTGGATCCCTACAAGAGAGTAACGTCTACAGACCGTGAATTAAAAGCCCAGGGAGTAGGAAATATTCTCTCTTGCTTGATTGGCGGACTACCGATTACACAGGTTATTGTGCGTAGTAGTGCCAATGTCGCTTTTGGAGCAAAATCCAAGCTGTCCGCTATTTTACATGGCTTATTACTTTTTATTTGTGTCATCAGCATACCAGAAATACTCAATGAAATTCCACTTGCATCATTAGCTAGTATTTTGATTATTATAGGCTATAAGTTAGCCAAGCCGGCTTTATTCAAACAAATGTATAAAATGGGATGGGAACAGTTTGTACCCTTTATGATTACAATTATTGGGATTATTTTTAGCGATTTACTTTTCGGAATTACACTAGGATTTTCACTAGCTATTTTTATTATCTTGCGACATCACTTTCTTAATTCACATGATATGATTAAAACCCGTGGCAAAAACAAAACCCAATACTGCCTTAAACTGGCAGAAGAGGTAACTTTTTTAAACAAAGGAAGTATAATCAACGAATTAAAAAATATACCAGAAGGTGCCGAGGTAGTTATTGATGGGTCTCGCTCTAAAATTATTGATCATGATATTAAAGAAGTCATTCAAAATTTCATATTGAATTCAAAAACCAAAAATATTCAAGTTAAATTAATAGGAATTTAAATCATGTGGACTTTAACCAAAGAACAACAACAAGCAATTACTCCAGAGAAAGCTATTGAGCTCTTAAAAGAAGGTAACAAGCGTTTCGTTAATAATCTTAAGTTAAATCGCAACTTGCTCCAGCAAGTTAATGAGACGTCACAAGGACAATTTCCATTTGCTGTTATTTTAAGTTGCATGGATTCACGTACTCCAGCGGAGTTGATTTTTGACCAAGGCCTTGGCGATGTTTTCAGTATTCGAGTTGCCGGTAATATTTTAAATGATGATATTTTGGGCAGCATTGAATTTGCATGTCAGGTAGTAGGTGTGAAACTGATTGCAGTTGTCGGCCATACTCAATGTGGAGCAATTAAAGGAGCTTGTGATGGTGTCAAATTGGGCAACCTGACAAATCTACTGAATAAAATCAGCCCTGTGATTCAAGAAGCCAAAAAGCTGGATTCAAAACACGATGTTCATAGCCCAGAATTTTTGAATTGCGTTACCAGCCTGAATGTAAAACATACTATGAATGAAATTAAACAACGCAGTAATATCGTACATCAATTGCTTGATGAAAAAAGAATTGCAATTGTTGGTGGTTTATATCAGCTTGAGACAGGAGAAGTTCAATTTTTTGATGAGTGATATCAAGGCATCAATAATTTTCAATGATCAGTTCTTTTTAGCTGTACAACAGTATTGATGTGGAATGCTTTTATCAAAGAATTGCTGCGGACTTGAGACTTGAAGTCCGCATCTATGAACAACATTTTTTATGCAGATAATAAAAGCAAAATAAAACTCCTAAATAGAGAAAAAATGGCTTGATAATAAAATTAACAACTAATATAAAACGTAAGAAAAAATCATTGGATAACCACAAGACACCGCACAAAGACAAAAGTGGGAGCGTTGAATAATCAGAGGGAAGATACAATATTGCTGTTACTGTCTTAATTAAATAAATACCCACTGACATAACCAGTAGAGCAATCAGATGACGTAAGGAATATAAAATTGAAAAAAGTATTTTCTTTTTCCCAGGATGACTCATTTATACTCACTCTCATAAATGTTGCCCTGACTAACTAATAGAAAAGATCTCACCAAGATTATTTTTCAATGCATTTTGATAAACTGCTTCAGCAACACTTAAATCCTGTATTGCCAAACCAACGGATTTAAACACTGTAAGCTTATCTTTATAGTCAGTATTTTTTTGTAATAGCCAGTGACCGATTTCAATAATCAATTCCTTTTTTAAATGATTGTGCTCTACTGCACTAATGATTTCCCCTGATTCAGCTAAAACAGCGTCTAACTGATCAGCAATCACCACTGCTCGGCTTAACACATCATGGCTAATTTCTTTCATTGAAGGGTGATGCGAGCCTATGGCATTAATATGGGCATGTGGCGAAATGTCTCCAAAATGAATCAGTGGTTCTGTGCTATTGGTTGCTGTACAAATAATATCGGCATCTTTCACTGCCATGGCGACAGAAGGACAAATTGTCATATCAAATTGATCTTCGAATTCGTTAGCAAATTTTTCGGCATTTTTAATATTGCGCGACCAAACAAAAACCTGTTGTATATCTCGCACAGAAGCAACTGCCTCAAGTTGTGTTTTCGCTTGAGCACCTGACCCAATGATCGCGACCTGAGTCGCATTATCGCGTGCAAAATATTTTGTCGCCAGTCCTGAAACAGCGCCCGTTCTTAAGGAGGTGAGGTAAGCAGCATCCATTAATACTTTAGCTTCACCTGTTGTTGCGTCAAGCAACATAA harbors:
- a CDS encoding ornithine cyclodeaminase family protein; translation: MSLRILSLSDVKQSITMHQAISALESAFIQLANNTVKLPLRTGVTIEEENGLMLTMPGYLAQEKSLGLKVVSIFPENLTKNKPTITGFIMLLDATTGEAKVLMDAAYLTSLRTGAVSGLATKYFARDNATQVAIIGSGAQAKTQLEAVASVRDIQQVFVWSRNIKNAEKFANEFEDQFDMTICPSVAMAVKDADIICTATNSTEPLIHFGDISPHAHINAIGSHHPSMKEISHDVLSRAVVIADQLDAVLAESGEIISAVEHNHLKKELIIEIGHWLLQKNTDYKDKLTVFKSVGLAIQDLSVAEAVYQNALKNNLGEIFSIS
- a CDS encoding carbonic anhydrase family protein yields the protein MWTLTKEQQQAITPEKAIELLKEGNKRFVNNLKLNRNLLQQVNETSQGQFPFAVILSCMDSRTPAELIFDQGLGDVFSIRVAGNILNDDILGSIEFACQVVGVKLIAVVGHTQCGAIKGACDGVKLGNLTNLLNKISPVIQEAKKLDSKHDVHSPEFLNCVTSLNVKHTMNEIKQRSNIVHQLLDEKRIAIVGGLYQLETGEVQFFDE
- a CDS encoding SulP family inorganic anion transporter, with amino-acid sequence MKHGLFAHLKHDLPASIVVFFVALPLCLGIALASHVPLFSGIIAGVIGGVVVGFISGSALGVSGPAAGLVAIVISSVETLGSWEAFLLAGVIAGILQLIAGFLRGGIIAYYFPSSVIKGMLTGIGIIIVLKQIPHLLGHDVTPLLLSMSDGELDINDIREALDDINPEVVIISIVSLLTLIFWEKLVKKHKLFEMIQGPLVVVILGIALNLFYEHRLTSFSLDPSELVQLPKFNKASELFNYLTLPDFSLITHLKIYKIAILIALIASLETLLCVEAVDKLDPYKRVTSTDRELKAQGVGNILSCLIGGLPITQVIVRSSANVAFGAKSKLSAILHGLLLFICVISIPEILNEIPLASLASILIIIGYKLAKPALFKQMYKMGWEQFVPFMITIIGIIFSDLLFGITLGFSLAIFIILRHHFLNSHDMIKTRGKNKTQYCLKLAEEVTFLNKGSIINELKNIPEGAEVVIDGSRSKIIDHDIKEVIQNFILNSKTKNIQVKLIGI
- a CDS encoding Hsp20 family protein: MNTTSLSLTPLLRHSVGFERFNDLFESMRNADDSTYAYPAYDIEKHGEDSYTITMAVPGFQESDLNIMVQNDQLTVSGRIQEKETKESEYLHRSIVTRAFEQTFRLADHMQVTGAEIKNGLLSIGLIREIPEEAKPRIIPIKSISDQESNKKGKTLEPESKKKISN
- a CDS encoding Hsp20/alpha crystallin family protein, with amino-acid sequence MDIKKLAPWNWFKEEEAQNKSVPLSTTGQSCISPLSQLHQEIDRIFDNVLRSVGISNLDIEKTPSNSAQNLLLKPCIDIAATDKEYTITVEVPGVEEDHIKLELSDNTLIIKGEKKHESEKKDKDIYRIERAYGSFQRVLSLPEDANQEDIKAQIKNGVLTITMPRKEVSKPKGKLIDIKKAS
- a CDS encoding DotI/IcmL family type IV secretion protein — encoded protein: MPKHLFYGVFLILLSMKAYSQDAVSRDIAKRTESIEKKGIVYHNVIDCDYKISPEISHIDSNIILNWAEYAAILSFNFNFSSIEDQLNQLHSCYTEKGWGQMQNALHKSNNIETIKAEKLKVKGYKDGEAQIIEALDNRWKIILPLKVVYENDKKRVTHFLNAYLTIGWKNKDSLGIMQMIAIPRLAPLAQKVTPADEVIKSMGIILAERKKASLDSARKITDSFFVFLFSNHGECSKGNLALSNRASQRAAIIQPMPNLNPTHNLVRMQSFDMPESAKTPYLALSQQKSLVNDSDSNKSTLSDFGNKSRKLYPNWLSQIGLHSSKLQLNSLITRINPLPLWRAFSQYQQSIRDKSDNIEAINKQKPILSAQIEGEPQFIEVKENQWDIKLPIKIVYQKDDERITQRLDVNLALDQKMINHLTVKNKSLDSNRVLQSLKSILASSSLQLSPQLFLGSQNIQLKQPEQSKPKETVSCHYKIPEETIKTDKNIILQWAEHAATQSFAFDFTSIESQLNKLQSCYTENGWIEFNSAMMKSGNIEAIKMQRLTMTSEVNGVAEFIETRENHWIIALPLKVTYKNDTMRVSQLLNIQLTVGRKTNGEFGVIQLIATLDPSSPPPS